A single region of the Marinilabiliales bacterium genome encodes:
- a CDS encoding nucleotidyltransferase domain-containing protein: MTTNIDILKTVKSRLKEELGDDLNKVILFGSRINKKANEFSDFDVLIILNTPVHWTTKNLVRNICFNISLEHDVFIDSKIIYLEDLETKFWGKHPLFTDAIKNGIHA, translated from the coding sequence ATGACAACCAATATAGATATTCTCAAAACTGTTAAATCACGCTTGAAAGAGGAACTGGGCGATGATTTAAACAAGGTTATTTTATTTGGTTCCAGGATAAATAAGAAGGCAAACGAGTTCAGTGATTTTGATGTTCTTATAATTCTTAACACACCAGTTCACTGGACAACAAAAAACCTTGTACGTAATATCTGTTTTAATATTTCTCTGGAGCATGATGTTTTTATTGATTCAAAAATCATCTACTTAGAAGACCTGGAAACAAAATTCTGGGGTAAACACCCATTATTTACTGATGCAATAAAAAACGGTATTCATGCCTGA
- a CDS encoding HEPN domain-containing protein encodes MFYILLALALKHHFKTSKHQQLIGWFNKEFVKSGKVDTRLGSIIYKAFEDRTDSDYGIFIEFEKAEVQIKLEEMKEFISKIEELINI; translated from the coding sequence ATGTTTTATATTCTGCTGGCACTTGCACTGAAGCATCATTTTAAAACGTCAAAACATCAGCAATTGATTGGATGGTTCAATAAAGAATTCGTAAAATCAGGTAAAGTCGATACCCGCCTTGGAAGTATTATTTATAAAGCATTTGAAGACAGAACCGATAGTGATTATGGCATTTTTATTGAATTTGAAAAAGCTGAGGTTCAAATTAAACTTGAAGAAATGAAAGAGTTCATCAGCAAAATCGAAGAGTTAATTAATATTTAA